The Streptomyces rubrogriseus genomic sequence TCCATCGAGGGGGAGTCTCGCGCGGACAGGTCGCACTCTCACCCGGTTGAGCCGCCCGGGGGCCGCTTTGCGGGTAGGGAGCGGATTGGTCTGTTCCGTTTCCAGCGAAGGAGGGCCGGTGGCCGAACGCATTGTTCATCGACGCGGTTATCGAAAGGGCCTCGGCGGTGAGATGTGCGCCGAGTTCCTGGGGACGTTCGTCCTGATCCTGTTCGGCATCGGGTCGGTGGCCGTCGCGGTCGCCGGGCTGCCCGGCTCGGGCCGGCAGACCGCGGACTTCGGACCCGCCAACTGGCTCATCATCTCGTGGGGGTGGGGCCTTGCCGTCGTCTTCGGCGTGTACGTCGCCGGGGGCATCAGCGGGGCCCACCTCAACCCCGCGGTGACCCTCGGGTTCGCGGTGCGGCGGGACTTCCCGTGGCGGAAGGTGCTGCCCTACTGGCTCGCCCAGGTCGTGGGCGCGTTCGTCGCCGCCGCGCTCGTGTACGCCTGCTACCGGTGGGCGATCGACGCGGCCATCGCCAAGGCGGGCGAGACACGGGAGACGTCCCTGAACACGTACTCGATCTTCGCCACGTTCCCCGCGGAGTACTTCGGCGACTCCTGGTGGGGTCCCCTGCTCGACCAGATCGTGGGCACCGGGATCCTGCTCCTGCTGATCTGCGCGCTCATCGACACCCGCAACACGGCGCCGATGTCCAACCTGCACCCGTACCTCATCGGGCTGGTCGTCGTCGCGATCGGCCTCGCCTTCGGCACCAACGCCGGGTACGCGATCAATCCGGCCCGCGACTTCGGCCCGCGCCTGTTCACCTTCTTCGAGGGATGGGGCGACATCGCCCTGCCCGGCACCTTCCAGTGGTTCAGCGGCTACTGGTGGATCCCCATCGTCGGCCCGCTCATCGGCGGGGTCGTCGGGGTCCTGGTGTACGACCTGCTCGTCAGCCCGGTACTGAAGGCCAGGCTGGTCGAGCGCGAGGAGGGGCCGGCCACCGAGGAGCCCTCCTGACGGCGGCCGGGGCCCCGGTCTCCTAGCGGTCGGCGATGTCCTCGCGGAGTCCGTCGGAGAACTCCCACCACGACAGCGGAAGCCAGTCACCGTTGACGAAGGCGTCGACGGTGGCGCCGCGGCCGCGGACGGTCACCGTCGTGCCGGGCGGGTAGGTGGTGCCGGACAGGCCCGGCACGGGAACCAGCAGAGTTCCCAGTCGTTGCGCTGACACCCTCTGGCCTCCTTTCGCGGTGTGCGGCGGGCGTCTCGTACGCCCGAGATTCCCGAGATTACCGACTTGCCCCTTCTCATCGACCGGAGAACGATGAGAGATGGGTCACGGGAATCCGCGCGCGGACGGAGGTCACGACCATGAAGGCTGTTGTCTACAAAGGACCGTTCTCTGTAGCGGTCGAAGACGTCGAGAAGCCGGACATCCAGCATCCGAACGACGTGATCGTGCGCGTCACGTCGACCGCGATCTGCGGCTCCGACCTGCACATGTACGAGGGGCGCACCGCGGCCGAGCCCGGCATCGTCTTCGGTCACGAGAACATGGGGATCGTCGATCAGGTCGGGCAGGGCGTCACGGGGCTGAAGAAGGGCGACCGCGTGGTCATGCCCTTCAACGTCGCCTGCGGCTTCTGCACCAACTGCGCCGCGGGCTACACGGGTTACTGCACGACCGTCAATCCCGGCTTCGCGGGCGGTGCGTACGGCTATGTGTCCATGGGTCCCTGGCAGGGCGGCCAGGCCGAGTACCTGCGCGTCCCGTACGCCGACTTCAACTGCCTGAAGCTGCCCGAGGGCGACGCGCACGAGACCGACTTCATCCTGCTCGCCGACATCTTCCCGACCGGCTACCACGGCTGTGAACTCGCCGACGTGCGTCCCGGCGAGAGCGTCGCCGTGTACGGGGCCGGTCCGGTCGGGCTCATGGCGGCCTACTCGGCGCTGCTGCGCGGCGCGAAGAAGGTGTTCGTCGTCGACCGCGTCCCGGAGCGGCTGCGGAAGGCCGAGGAGATCGGAGCGGTGCCCGTCGACTTCTCCGCGGGCGACCCGGTCGAGCAGATCAAGGAGCAGACCGAGGGCGCCGGCACGGACAAGGGCGTGGACGCCGTCGGCTACCAGGCGACGGCGGGCGGGACGGGCAAGGAGGAACCGGCGACCGTCCTGAACTCGCTGGTCAACACGGTCCGGCCGACCGGGGCCCTGGGCGTTCCCGGGCTCTACGTCCCGGCCGACCCGGGCGGTCCGGACGAGCAGGCCAAGCAGGGCATGCTCCTCGTCGCGATCGGCAAGCTCTTCGAGAAGGGCCTGCGGGTGGGGACGGGTCAGTGCAATGTGAAGCGCTACAACCGGCAGCTGCGCGACATGATCATCGAGGGCAGGGCGACGCCGAGCTTCGTCGTCTCCCACGAGCTGCCCCTGGACCAGGCTCCGTCCGGCTACGACAAGTTCGACAAGCGGATCGAGGGCTACACGAAGGTGGTCCTGCACCCGTAGTGCCCCTCAGGACACGATCCGTATCCGGCGCTGCTCGCTCACCTGGTCCACCTCGGACACCCTTACGGTCGCCTTCATCGTCCAGACGCCGGGCAGGGGCAGCGTGAGGGTGTTCGCGCTCCAGTAGCCGCCCCGGTCGACCAGGTCCGCCTCGATGGGGCCGACGTCCTTGTCGGGGAGGGTGAAGGAGAGGCGCAGCTCGGGTACGGCGGCCAGGCTGCCGTCGGGGCCGAAGACGACGACCTGGACGGAGTTGTCGCCGGTGCGGCCGGGGTCCAGGGTGATCTGGACCGTGCCGCGGGCGGCCGTGCCGATCTCGAACGGGATCGTGGTGACGGACGCGGGCAGTACACCGCCCGCCGGTACGGCCGTCCGCGCCGCCTCCTCCGCCGCACGGCCGGGGAGGGTGGCGGTCAGCACGGTCGTCACCGCCAGGACGACCGCGGCCACGGCTGCCTCGGCGAGGACGGAGCGGCGCAGGCCGCGGCGGAGGGCGGCCTGGGCGGCGGTGTCTGCGGCGGCCGTGGTGTCTGCGGCGTCCGGGGCCGTGGTGGCCTTGGCCGTGGTGGCCGTGGCCGTGGTGGCCGTCGCCGTGGTGGCCGTCGCCGTGGTGGGTGGTTCCGGCTCCGGCTGTGACTCCGGCTCCGGAGGGCCGCCCGCCGGTTGGGGGATCCGCTCGCGAAGAGTCGTCCGGCCGGGCTCGCGCACGGCGAGCGCCGCCGTCGCCAGGGCCGTCGTCCATCTCCGGGACACCGCCGCCCCGGCCAGCAGTACGGCCACCAGGAGCACCTTGACCAGCAGCAGCCGGCCGTACGTCGTGCCGGTGAGCGCCTGCCAGGAGCCGAGGCCGCGCCAGGACTGGTAGACGCCGGTGGTCACCAGGACGGTGACGGCGGCGAAGGCGACACGGGAGAAGCGGGCCACGGTGGCGGCGTCGGCGGTCGCGCGCAGGGTGAGGATCAGGGCGGTGAGGCCGCCCAGCCAGACCGCGGTGGCGAGCAGGTGCAGGGTGGAGGACGTGATCGCGAGGGGCACCTGGACACCGGCGGAGGCGTGTTCCGCGGCGGCCCACGTCAGGGCGAGGCCGACGGCCAGGGCGGTGCCCACCGCGCCGGCGAGCGGGGTGCGCTCCCCCAGCCGGTCCGCGCGGGACGCCCGGACGAGGAAGAGCGCGACCGGGGCCAGCAGCGCCAGCCTGATCAGCAGCAGCACGCCGGGGCGCGCGGTGAGGGTGTCGGCGAGCGCCTCGGCGTCCAGGGCCGACGACGGCCCCGTACCCGCCTCGTACGGGGCGCGCAGCACCAGCAGGGCGACGGTGGCCGCCAGCAGGGCCCACCAGCCCGCCACCAGCGGGCGGCGCAACGGGGCCGGGTCCGGCGGGCGGCACAGGGCGGCGAAGGCGGCGGTGCCGATGAGCAGGGCGGCGGCGAGGTAGGCGAGGTAGCGGGCGAGTTTGTGGAGGGTCGCGGTCAGCGGGTTTTCGGTGGGGCCCGTGTCGACGGGGGCGGACGTCTGCGACGGCTTGCCCACGGAGAAGGTGAACGCGCCCGACACCGGGTGGCTGTCGGCGGACACCACCCGCCAGGCCACGGTGTACGTGCCCTCCCCCAGGCCGTCCGGCAGCGCGACCCCGGCCGTGTCGGACCGGCCGTCCGCGTGCCCGGCCGCCCCGGTGCGGACGCGGTGGCCGCCCGGGTCCAGGACGCGGAAGGAGTCGTCGCGCAGGCCGACGGACTCGCTGAAGGTCAGGGTGACGTGGCCGGGGGCCCGCTGGAGGACCGCTCCGTCGGCGGGGGCGGTGGAGCCGAGGGCGGCGTGGGCGGCCGCCGGCCCGGCACCACCGAGGAGGAGCAGGACCAGCATGGCGCCCAGCAGCACCAGCCGCCGGAGTCCCCGGCCGCCCCGGAGGTCGAGCCAACGGTCCCGGCCCGGCCGGGAGAAACCCCGGGAAGGGTTCCCGTCACCTCGGTCGTTGTGGTCCCACCGCTGTGTCCGGTCGCGTCCTCCCCCTCTCCCCCGGCGTCCAGCGTGCGCATCGTCACCACACCTCACGTCGCATCTCCGTCGTCGGGACCCACTGCCTCGGGGATACGTACGGACGCGGCGGCCGTCCCGCTCACCGGGCTGCCCGGCGGCTCCTCACCACGACGGGCGGGCCGTCACCCCGCCGTCCACCACGAGGTCGTGGCCCGTCACCCAGGACGCCAGCCGCGAGGCCAGGAACACGCACGCGTCCCCCACGTCCTCCGGGCGCCCGAGCCGTCCCGTCGGTGCCGCCCGCCGCCACCGCCGTACGCCCTCCGGCCAGGCCTCGGCGAGTCCCTCGCGGTCGACGAGGCCGGGGGAGACGGAGTTCACCCGCACGCCCCACGGGCCGTACTCCAGCGCCGCCGACCGGGCGTGCATCACCACCGCCGCCTTCGAGGCGCTGTAGTGCGCGTGCGCGGGAGCGGGGGCGCCCGCCTCGATGGAGGCGATGTGGGTGACCGTGCCGCCGCCGTCCTGGGCGCGCATGACGGCGGCCGCGGCCTGCGTGCACGCGAAGACGCCGGTCAGGTTGGTGTCCACCACCTCCCGCCACTCGGTCGCCGTCATGCCGGGCAGTTCCCGCAGCGGCTGCACGCCCGCGTTGTTGACCAGCGCGTCGAGCCGGCCGCCGCCCCACTCGGCGGCCTCCCCGACCAGGCGCCGGCAGGCGTCCTCCTCGGTGAGGTCGGCGCGCAGGACCGTGGCGCGCCCGCCCCGGCCGCGGATGCGTTCCGCCACCTCCCGCGCCGACTCCACCGCCGTACGGCAGTGCACCGCCACCGCAGCGCCCTCCTCGGCGAAGCGCAGTGCGATCCCCCGGCCGATGCCGCCGCCCGCGCCGGTGACCAGGGCGATCCGTCCCTCAAGGAGGCGGGTGGAGGCGGGGGAAGGGGTCGAAGAGGTCATGGGCGGCACAGTGACACGATCCGGGCCGCCTCGGCCGGGTAGCGCGCCGTGAGTTCGGCGGCGTCGCCGTGCTCGTAGTCCCCGTAGGTGAAGCCGGGCGCCATCGTGCAGCCGAAGAGCGACCACGCGCCGCCCGCGCCCACCCGGCCGCCCATCCACGTACCGGCGGGCACCGTGTACTGCACGTGCTGCCCGCCCAGGACGTCCGGTCCCAGCACGGCCGTACGCGCGCTGCCGTCCGGGGCGAGGAGGAGCAGTTCGAGGGGATCGCCGAGGTAGAAGTGCCAGACCTCGTCGGCGGGCAGGCGGTGCAGGGCGGAGAAGTCGCCCGGCCGGGCGGTGAGCAGGGCGACGATGGCGGAACCCGCGGGGCGTCCGTCCGGGCGCCCGGGGCCCGCCCAGGTGCGCCGGAACAGTCCGCCCTCGCGCGGAATGGGCTCCAGTGCGTAGTGCGCGATCAGGTCTTCGGCGGTCGGTGTCGGCGCGGGAGTCACGCGCCGAACGCTACCTCCCGCCGCAGGAAGGCCAGTTGCGCCTTCTTCTCCGGCAGGTACACGTCCGGCAGGTCCACCTCGGGCAGGACCACCGCGGGACCGGCGGTGAAACCCTGCTTGAGGAAACGGGCGATCGCCTTCTCGTTGGCCACGTCCGGGTCGACCACGATCCGCGTCCGGTCCAGGCCCAGCAGCACGTACGCCATGAGGGCGCCCGACAGCGCGGCGGTCCAGCCGGGGCGCGCGCCCTCGGTTCCGGCGGGGGCGAGGAGCAGGTGGACGCCGATGTCGCCCGGCTCGGCGGCGTAGCACTCGCTCACCCGGTCGGCAGCGGGATCGTAGGTCTGGAGCAGGGCAGCCGGCTCGCCGTCCTTCACGACCAGGTAGGCGTGGTGGGTGTCGAGGGTGTCCATGTGCGCGTACACGGCGGCGACCTGGTCGCGCGTCAGGTCGTTCATGCCCCAGAAGGCGGCCCGTTCCTCGCCCACCCAGCCGTGGACCACCGCGGCGTCCGCGGCGGGGTCCAGGGGCAGGACGCGGACGGTGCCGAAGCCGTCGAGGTGCTGCTCGTGGACCGGGGTGCGGGCGGCGTACGGGGTCGCGGGTGCGTCAGTCATCGGATTCCTTCGTGAGCCGGTCGAAGTCGGTGACCACCGGGGCGAGTTCGCCGCCGAGCCACAGGGGCTGCTGGTCGTGGTGGTGGGGTGAGCCGGGGAGGCCCGAGGCGCCGTGCGGCACCACCCAGCGGCTGTTCGCGCGGTCGGCCAGGTCCCAGACGTACCGCGCGGCCGGGCCGCGTGCGGCGCGGTCGGTGAGGCCGGGCACCGGGGAGGTGCACAGGACGCAGTCGTGGTCGCCGGAGAGGCCGGGTTCGTCCCCGGGGGCGGTGGCGGCGTCCGGCAGCGCCCGCCAGGGGGCCAGGCGGTGGGTGTCGCCCCAGGTGCCGGACGGCGGCGACGCGGCGACCTCCTCCAGCGCGGCGCGGACGGTCGCGGCGCGGTCGATGCCGTACAGGTCCTCCGCGCGCAGCAGGTGCTCCAGGGCGTGGCCGAGGCGCGGCACGAGCGCGAGCCACGGCAGGAGCACCTCGGGGTACGCGGGCGGCACGGACGCGGGGGCGAGGACCGGGTGCGCCGCCAGTCTTCGTACGACCGCCGCGCGCACGGCCGCGTACGCCGCGGCGTCGGTGCTGTCGGCGTCCATGCGCCGGTCCCAGGCGAGGATGCGGTCGCGCAGGGCGGCGGCCTCGGGGGTGAGGGGAGTGAGGGGGGTCGGTGTGGCCTCGGGGGGCGCGAGGGGCGCGGCGGTCGGGGTGGCTTCGGGTGTCGGGGTGGCTTTGGGTGTCGGTGCGGCTTCGGGCGGCGGTGCGGCTTCGGAAGCCAGGGCGGCTTCGGGCGGCGGTGCGGCTTCGGAAGCCAGGGCGGGATCCGGAGGCACGGCCGCGAGGTGGGACAGGAGGGGGGCGGCCGAGCCCAGGTGGGTGTCCGTGTGGATCGCGGGCATGTCCGCCGCCGACCAGTGCTCCTTGTCCGCGAGCAGGGCCTTGATGCGGTCGGCGCGGTGCGGCGGGGCGAACTCGACGCCCAGGGGCGTGGCCGGGCCGCGCTGGTTGGCCATCACCGCGACGCCGTCGGTGAGGCCGGCGCGGGGCGGGGTGTGCCAGCCGGTCCACTCGTGGCCGGGCTCCCAGGCGGGGACCGGTCGCAGGCCGTTCGCGGCGGGGCGCACGGGGACGCGGCCCGCGACCCGGTGCAGCAGGCCGCCCTCCGTGTCGGCGGCCTGCACCACGTTGACCGGCTCGGCCCACGCGTCCAGGGCGCGGTCCACGTCGGCGACCCGGCGGGCCCGCAGCAGCGGCAGCAGGGCGCCGAAGCCGAGGTCGGCGGTGACGCGGGGCGGGTAGCGCAGGCTGAGGGCGGCCGGGGTGCCGTCGTCGAGGCCCTCGGGGCCGCCCGCGATCACCGGGCCGCGGTCGGTCTCGATGATCTCGACCTCCACCGTGTCCTCCCCGGCGACGTGGATCGTCTCCGTGTGGCGGGCGGCGCGGTGCCAGGTGCCGTCGGGGCCGAGCGCCTCGACTCCGGCGCCGGTGCGGCGCAGGCGTTCGCGGTAGAGGTCCTGGTAGTCGGCCATCGCGTTGGTGATGGCCCAGGCGACCGTGCCGGTGTGGCCGAAGTGCGCGACCCCGGGGACGCCGGGAACGGCGAGGCCGACGACGTCGAACTCCGGGCAGGACAGGTGGATCTGCTGGTAGACGCCGGGGTCCTCGATGAAGCGGTGCGGGTCGCCCGCGATCAGTGCGTGTCCGGTCGTGGTCCGCTCGCCGCTCACCAGCCAGCCGTTGCTGCCCGCGGTGCCGGGGCCGTCGGCGGCGAACAGGGCGACGGCCTCCGGGCCGAGGTGGGTGGAGATGTGCTCGCGCCAGAGCTTGGCGGGGAAGCCCGCGAAGAGGATGTGCGTGGCGAGCCAGACGCTGAGCGGGGTCCAGGGGTCCCAGCGGCCCGGAGCGAGGCCGGTGCGGGCGAACTCCGGGGCCGGGTTCGGGTGCCCGGTCCCGGTGAGCCCGTCGTTCACGCCGTCCGCGTACGCCCGCACCCAGGCCGCCGTCTCCGGGTCCTTCCGTTCCAGGGCGGCGAAGCAGCGGCGGGCGGTGTCCGCGAGGCGGGCGCGGCGGGCGAGCCGGTCCCAGGACAGGGCCTCGGGGCCGAGGAAGGACGCGGAGGTGCCCTGGGCGCGGTGCCGCTCGACCTCCAGTTGCCAGGCGCGGTCGCGGGCGGTGACCCGGCCCTGGGCACGGGCGAGTTCGTGCGGGGTGTCCGCGCGCAGGTGCGGGATCCCCCAGGCGTCGCGGTAGGTCTCGGCGCTCACCCCTGTGCCTCTACTTTCCTTTAGGTTAGGCTCACCTAAGTTTGTGCGTCGTGGCCGAATAGTACGTGAAAGGTGAAGGAAACATGGGGCAGGGGCGGGGCTGGGAGGGCGCGGTCCTCAAGCTGATGCGCGCGAAGGACTTCGAGTTCACCGTGACGGGCGTGGAGGACGTGACCCCGCACTACCGGCGGCTGCGGCTGAGCGACGGCGGCATGCTTGCGGTGACCGGGGTCCACCCCACCATGTGGGTGCGGCTGTGGTTCGACAACGCGGGCAGGCCGCACCAGCGGGGGTACACGTTGGTCGACCCGGATCCGGCGGCCGGGACCTTCGCCATGGAGTTCGCCCTGCACGAGGGGTGCGCCAGCGACTGGGCGCGGGCGGCGAAGCCGGGGGACACCGTCGAGGCGACGGTCCAGGGCACCGGGTTCGAGGTGCCGCAGCCCGCTCCCTCCCGTGTCTTCGCGGTCGCGGACCCGGCGTCCCTGCCCGCGCTCAACTCCCTGCTCGACGCGTTCGGGTCGGTGCCGGCGACCGTCTGGTTCGAGGGGGACCCGGACGACGGCCTGCCGTTTCGTACCGACTCCGGGCGGCACGAGGTGCGGGCGGTCGAGCGGCGGGACGCGGGGGCGCGGCTGGTGGCGCGGGTGAAGGAGGAGCTGCCGGAGCTGCTGTCGGCCTCGTCGGAGCCGTACGTCTGGATCGCCTGCGACACGGCGACGACGCGGGCGCTCTCGTCGTACGTCCGCAAGGAGCTGGGGGTGCCGAAGCAGCGGGTGAACGCGCTGGGGTACTGGCGCGCGACCTGAGCCCGTACGCGCGATCATCGGGACCATGGACGTCACACTTCACCTCGCCCAGGACCCCGAGGCCGACGAACTCCTCGGGCGCAGCCCGCTCGCCGCGCTGGTCGGCATGCTGCTGGACCAGCAAGTGCCCATGGAGTGGGCGTTCAAGGGTCCCTCGACCATCGCCCGGCGCATGGGGGCGGAGGACCTCGACGCGCACGACATCGCCGCGTACGACCCCGAGTCGTTCGCCGCGCTGCTGTCCGACAAGCCGGCCGTCCATCGCTACCCCGGTTCGATGGCGGGGCGGGTGCAGCAGTTGTGCCGGTACCTCGTCGAGACGTACGACGGTGACGCCGAGGCCGTCTGGCGGGGGGTGAGCACCGGGAAGGAGCTGCTGAAACGGCTCCAGGAACTGCCGGGGTTCGGCAAGCAGAAGGCCCAGATCTTCCTCGCGCTGCTCGGCAAGCAGCTCGGCGTCCGTCCCGAGGGGTGGCGCGAGGCGGCGGGGGCGTACGGGGAGGCGGACTCCTTCCGGTCGGTCGCGGACATCAGGGGGCCGGAGTCCCTGACCAAGGTGCGCGCGCACAAGCAGGAGATGAAGGCGGCGGCCAAGGCGGCGAAGGCCTCCGGCAAGTAGGTACGGCTGCGGCTGCGGCGGGGTGGGGGTGCGCGTAGCGCGGTGCGTGCGGTGGGTGGGTCGGGGTCGCGCCGGGGGGTGTCCGTCCTCGGAACGGCGCGGAATCGGTCGGCCACAGAAGCGAACTTTGTTGACGCGCCAACCGCTGCGGGCGGACACCCCCCGACACGACCCCTTCTCGCCGTACGCGGCTCCCCCGCCGCGTCGCCCCCGCCGTCCGCTGCGGGCAGTCGCCGCCCCCCGCCGCCGCTGCGGGCAGTCGTGCCGCTGGGGCGGCACGGGTGGGCGCAGCGGCACCCCGCAACGCCGGGCCGCGCCGGAGCGCATCAGCCCCGTGGCCCAACCCAGGTGGCATCCGTGTGGCGTCTGCTCCCAGCATGGGGCATGACCGAACCACCTAGCGGGTCCCCCGGCGGGACGCCGTACGACGACCGCGGGGTGCACGCCCGGCACGGGACGACGCACGGCCCGGCCTCCGGACACCAGGAGCCCGAGCCCGCCTTCGAGGGGCCGCTGCACCTCCTGTCCCGCGCCGCCTGGCAGACCGTGCTGTTCACCGGCATCGCCTCGCTGATCCTGGGCATCCTGGTCCTGGTCTGGCCCGGCGCCTCGCTGCTCGCCGCCGGCGTGCTCTTCGGGCTCTACCTCGTCATCAGCGGCGTCCTCCAGCTGGCCGCGGCCTTCGGTACGCACCGCAGGACCTCGCTGCGGGTGCTGGCCTTCATCAGCGGCGCCGTGTCGATCCTGCTGGGTCTGTTCTGCTTCCGCGGCCCCCTGCAGTCGGTGCTGCTGCTCGCGCTGTGGATCGGCATCGGCTGGCTGTTCCGCGGCGTCACCCAGATCGTGGCGGCCGCGCACGACCCGACGATGCCGGCGCGCGGCTGGCAGATCTTCCTCGGCGCCGTCACCGTGGTCGCCGGCATCGTCCTGATCGACTCGCCGGTCGAGTCGGCCACCGTCCTCATGCTGGTCGGCGGCTGGTGGCTGGTCGTCGTAGGCGTCGTCGAGATCGTGACGTCCGTGCGGCTGCGCGGGCGGGCGCACCAGGTTCCCCGCGCGCTGTGAGCGGCGCCCCGCCTACGCCGAGCGGGCGGATTACGTCCCCGGCGCGATGGACGGCGTACGCCGGGCGGGGACACGACTGAGGTGAGACCCGCACCGCACGCCGCCGTCCGCCGGGACGCCTGTCTGCGGGCCCTGGTCCTGTTGCTCGTCCTGCTCGTGCCCTGCACGCACGTGGCGGCCCAGGCGGCACCGGTCGCGCCGGTGGCCGCGGCGGCCGGCATGGCGGGGGAGTACGACCATCTCGACACCGTCCTGAGGGCG encodes the following:
- a CDS encoding MIP/aquaporin family protein, which translates into the protein MCAEFLGTFVLILFGIGSVAVAVAGLPGSGRQTADFGPANWLIISWGWGLAVVFGVYVAGGISGAHLNPAVTLGFAVRRDFPWRKVLPYWLAQVVGAFVAAALVYACYRWAIDAAIAKAGETRETSLNTYSIFATFPAEYFGDSWWGPLLDQIVGTGILLLLICALIDTRNTAPMSNLHPYLIGLVVVAIGLAFGTNAGYAINPARDFGPRLFTFFEGWGDIALPGTFQWFSGYWWIPIVGPLIGGVVGVLVYDLLVSPVLKARLVEREEGPATEEPS
- a CDS encoding glutathione-independent formaldehyde dehydrogenase, whose protein sequence is MKAVVYKGPFSVAVEDVEKPDIQHPNDVIVRVTSTAICGSDLHMYEGRTAAEPGIVFGHENMGIVDQVGQGVTGLKKGDRVVMPFNVACGFCTNCAAGYTGYCTTVNPGFAGGAYGYVSMGPWQGGQAEYLRVPYADFNCLKLPEGDAHETDFILLADIFPTGYHGCELADVRPGESVAVYGAGPVGLMAAYSALLRGAKKVFVVDRVPERLRKAEEIGAVPVDFSAGDPVEQIKEQTEGAGTDKGVDAVGYQATAGGTGKEEPATVLNSLVNTVRPTGALGVPGLYVPADPGGPDEQAKQGMLLVAIGKLFEKGLRVGTGQCNVKRYNRQLRDMIIEGRATPSFVVSHELPLDQAPSGYDKFDKRIEGYTKVVLHP
- a CDS encoding copper resistance CopC/CopD family protein, producing the protein MLLGAMLVLLLLGGAGPAAAHAALGSTAPADGAVLQRAPGHVTLTFSESVGLRDDSFRVLDPGGHRVRTGAAGHADGRSDTAGVALPDGLGEGTYTVAWRVVSADSHPVSGAFTFSVGKPSQTSAPVDTGPTENPLTATLHKLARYLAYLAAALLIGTAAFAALCRPPDPAPLRRPLVAGWWALLAATVALLVLRAPYEAGTGPSSALDAEALADTLTARPGVLLLIRLALLAPVALFLVRASRADRLGERTPLAGAVGTALAVGLALTWAAAEHASAGVQVPLAITSSTLHLLATAVWLGGLTALILTLRATADAATVARFSRVAFAAVTVLVTTGVYQSWRGLGSWQALTGTTYGRLLLVKVLLVAVLLAGAAVSRRWTTALATAALAVREPGRTTLRERIPQPAGGPPEPESQPEPEPPTTATATTATATTATATTAKATTAPDAADTTAAADTAAQAALRRGLRRSVLAEAAVAAVVLAVTTVLTATLPGRAAEEAARTAVPAGGVLPASVTTIPFEIGTAARGTVQITLDPGRTGDNSVQVVVFGPDGSLAAVPELRLSFTLPDKDVGPIEADLVDRGGYWSANTLTLPLPGVWTMKATVRVSEVDQVSEQRRIRIVS
- a CDS encoding SDR family NAD(P)-dependent oxidoreductase, yielding MTSSTPSPASTRLLEGRIALVTGAGGGIGRGIALRFAEEGAAVAVHCRTAVESAREVAERIRGRGGRATVLRADLTEEDACRRLVGEAAEWGGGRLDALVNNAGVQPLRELPGMTATEWREVVDTNLTGVFACTQAAAAVMRAQDGGGTVTHIASIEAGAPAPAHAHYSASKAAVVMHARSAALEYGPWGVRVNSVSPGLVDREGLAEAWPEGVRRWRRAAPTGRLGRPEDVGDACVFLASRLASWVTGHDLVVDGGVTARPSW
- a CDS encoding cupin domain-containing protein, whose translation is MTPAPTPTAEDLIAHYALEPIPREGGLFRRTWAGPGRPDGRPAGSAIVALLTARPGDFSALHRLPADEVWHFYLGDPLELLLLAPDGSARTAVLGPDVLGGQHVQYTVPAGTWMGGRVGAGGAWSLFGCTMAPGFTYGDYEHGDAAELTARYPAEAARIVSLCRP
- a CDS encoding GNAT family N-acetyltransferase; protein product: MTDAPATPYAARTPVHEQHLDGFGTVRVLPLDPAADAAVVHGWVGEERAAFWGMNDLTRDQVAAVYAHMDTLDTHHAYLVVKDGEPAALLQTYDPAADRVSECYAAEPGDIGVHLLLAPAGTEGARPGWTAALSGALMAYVLLGLDRTRIVVDPDVANEKAIARFLKQGFTAGPAVVLPEVDLPDVYLPEKKAQLAFLRREVAFGA
- a CDS encoding penicillin acylase family protein; protein product: MSAETYRDAWGIPHLRADTPHELARAQGRVTARDRAWQLEVERHRAQGTSASFLGPEALSWDRLARRARLADTARRCFAALERKDPETAAWVRAYADGVNDGLTGTGHPNPAPEFARTGLAPGRWDPWTPLSVWLATHILFAGFPAKLWREHISTHLGPEAVALFAADGPGTAGSNGWLVSGERTTTGHALIAGDPHRFIEDPGVYQQIHLSCPEFDVVGLAVPGVPGVAHFGHTGTVAWAITNAMADYQDLYRERLRRTGAGVEALGPDGTWHRAARHTETIHVAGEDTVEVEIIETDRGPVIAGGPEGLDDGTPAALSLRYPPRVTADLGFGALLPLLRARRVADVDRALDAWAEPVNVVQAADTEGGLLHRVAGRVPVRPAANGLRPVPAWEPGHEWTGWHTPPRAGLTDGVAVMANQRGPATPLGVEFAPPHRADRIKALLADKEHWSAADMPAIHTDTHLGSAAPLLSHLAAVPPDPALASEAAPPPEAALASEAAPPPEAAPTPKATPTPEATPTAAPLAPPEATPTPLTPLTPEAAALRDRILAWDRRMDADSTDAAAYAAVRAAVVRRLAAHPVLAPASVPPAYPEVLLPWLALVPRLGHALEHLLRAEDLYGIDRAATVRAALEEVAASPPSGTWGDTHRLAPWRALPDAATAPGDEPGLSGDHDCVLCTSPVPGLTDRAARGPAARYVWDLADRANSRWVVPHGASGLPGSPHHHDQQPLWLGGELAPVVTDFDRLTKESDD
- a CDS encoding siderophore-interacting protein, translated to MGQGRGWEGAVLKLMRAKDFEFTVTGVEDVTPHYRRLRLSDGGMLAVTGVHPTMWVRLWFDNAGRPHQRGYTLVDPDPAAGTFAMEFALHEGCASDWARAAKPGDTVEATVQGTGFEVPQPAPSRVFAVADPASLPALNSLLDAFGSVPATVWFEGDPDDGLPFRTDSGRHEVRAVERRDAGARLVARVKEELPELLSASSEPYVWIACDTATTRALSSYVRKELGVPKQRVNALGYWRAT
- a CDS encoding HhH-GPD-type base excision DNA repair protein, which gives rise to MDVTLHLAQDPEADELLGRSPLAALVGMLLDQQVPMEWAFKGPSTIARRMGAEDLDAHDIAAYDPESFAALLSDKPAVHRYPGSMAGRVQQLCRYLVETYDGDAEAVWRGVSTGKELLKRLQELPGFGKQKAQIFLALLGKQLGVRPEGWREAAGAYGEADSFRSVADIRGPESLTKVRAHKQEMKAAAKAAKASGK
- a CDS encoding HdeD family acid-resistance protein, producing the protein MTEPPSGSPGGTPYDDRGVHARHGTTHGPASGHQEPEPAFEGPLHLLSRAAWQTVLFTGIASLILGILVLVWPGASLLAAGVLFGLYLVISGVLQLAAAFGTHRRTSLRVLAFISGAVSILLGLFCFRGPLQSVLLLALWIGIGWLFRGVTQIVAAAHDPTMPARGWQIFLGAVTVVAGIVLIDSPVESATVLMLVGGWWLVVVGVVEIVTSVRLRGRAHQVPRAL